Below is a genomic region from Zeugodacus cucurbitae isolate PBARC_wt_2022May chromosome X, idZeuCucr1.2, whole genome shotgun sequence.
CGCAGGCGCaatctttttaatatataatataataaggatttttaatatttttgtattaagaaactacatttaggaaattctttcgatttccaaaatctAAATACACTAGCATGTTCTGAAAATCACGCGATTTCAATTCGGATCCGAATTGACAAGTCGTACGATATTTTATAGGCGTTTTGCGATTCCTTCGATTTCGTTTgatttagaatttaaatttgaaacatCTGATTTCTTTGATACagtttaacaaaacaaataaaatataattcgttggttcaaaatttttaattaggtattttttattcataaaaacaatgtttttatgGCCGATTATGTGTTGAACGAACGTGTACTAATTATCGAGGTAAAATCGAAAGATGGCATTTGAGCGACCATTGTATTCCCTTGACTGCATCGGATTCCACGTGAGTATTGCTAAAAGCTTTCCACTTTTCGATTTGTGATAGTTTCTTTTTGCTTCAGGTTTGTCTCCAGCTTAAGTAAGCATGTATTTTAAGAAATACTAAACAAAATCATACATTTAGTCAGAGAAACGTCAATacgtaatttaataaaattggcaACTAGTCTTAGGTTTCTTGCTGAAAGTTCGTTTCAATGTTCAGTTGGGCAGGATGTCGATATTGGGTAGAAGCACAGCATCAACATTTTTATCTACATTGATTAATATTTTGTGTCATAAGTGGACTTCACTTTgtgcaaaaatttggaatatagggTGATGTGATGATTATATGAGTGAATTCTAAATTTCTTTTTGAGTTTCGGAAATACGTAGGGCGATTGCTGGTACTGGCGTAACCACGATTTCTCTGCTTGTCTGTGGACGTTCGTTCTGCCCCAAAACTTCGAGAATCTTGAAAGCGCTCAAAGGCCGCGAGAATTCCACAAATCCTGGTAACACATTCTTTGAATGAACccttgattttaatttaaaatcgcTATCGTTTAACTTGCCGAATATGAAACGGGAAAATTGTAACGATTCCGATTTCCAGAACAAGGCGACAAAACGATTTAAGAacggaaaatgtgaaaaaattgccCGAAAACGATTTGCAGAACATGCCTGTATATatccaaaatatattataatcattaaataatgaaatttgtattgtCTACAATTACTTACTTGCGTTTGCCAGTATGCTCAAATGTAAagatgtgcatacatacacgtGTGCAATCGATTGTTGGgttgttaaaatttttcatatttacttaataattATTACAGATTACGCaattattataaactatttcagtactatttttcaataattatactaaccaattaacaaaaaaattctgttgctgaaattttgttgaaaaaaatctaattgCATGCAATCAATACACAAATAACGATTGTGTACTTGCACTCATCGTTAATCAGCCTAAACTAAACAGCTGATTGCTTTCATTTCTTTTCACCCCACTATTATTTGAAGTTGAATATTTTTGAGCCTCTAGCTGGCTGCAAACCAAAATCTGGCTAACAGTGTCACTAATTCACGATTGCAATTAGCGACGTGAGACAAGCAGAAAACCGGCATTAATCAAATCAATTTGAACAACAAAATAAAGTCTAGTAATAATGGTCTAATTTAcaatacatttcatatttatgctAACCCTTACCGACGCTTACTGATAATGTCACATTTTTGCTGTTGACATTGGATTTGTTTCAGTTGCATGGGGCCTATATGTCGTGTGGCAGCCGCCGTGATGTAAGTGCTATAATGACGGCTAAGCGCTGATTCTTTATCGTCGGCCGCTTCTTTCAGTGTTTCTTGattctgttgttgctgctgttgtaaaTGCTGTATTATGCGTCGCACATGTAGACTCTTATGTCCAGCggcatttattgttattgcgttCGGTTCATGCTCACATAATTCAATTTGTTTCTTGCAGTTGCTGTGTCCCAATTCCCTTCCTTCTTCCAAAGTCATAGATTTTGAATTTAACATGGGATTCACTGTGGTTGTAGCGGTAATTTTTGTAGCATAGCAATCCTCGAAACCGATTGTATTACTTGTTGTATTGCACGCATTACCGGCGCCAaactttttgattaatttttccaCTGATAAGGGTTGTTGTTGCACCATGCGCCATTCTATAACCGCACTGGGATGATGGTGCATTGCATTGCCGCGTCTATGTGGCGTATTAttttcgttatcggaattatcATAAATTTGTGTTACATTATTGGCGATCGCGCCAAATACTTGCTGTTGCTGCTCCTCCTCATTTGTGTTGTCTGCGTTGCAGGAAAATGACTCCTTACTACGCTCATCAATATCATTGGCCACCACGTCGATTTCATCCTGTTCCGGCTCACACTCGTACGCGTCCGTCAGTGGCGTTAATTTGTGTGCTTGCGTAACAGGCAGTGTGTACAAGCTTTTATGCGTGGCATGCGTTACTTGTGGCTCATGGTTGCCATGTTCTTCTaggtttttctttaaaatttgtgTGTGCTCCAATGCATCAAAAGTCGGTATATGCTGTTCCTTATCTCTTAGCGTAGTCGCGAAAAGTTTTCTGTCGGGCGCCAAGAGCGACGCCACATCGAATTGCCGCTTATGCATGTGCGTATAATAATTAGTTTTTGTATCTCGAAGTGCGTTTGGCGCAACAGTCGATAGTGCTGTGCCATTGTATAGAGCATGTTTTGAGTTTTTGTGATTATCACTCAGCGATTGTTCAGCGCATAACGGCATTATGTTATCATTCGGCCGAATATTATCCACCTGCGCATtgttacaaaatttataatattcttgTTGTAAACTAGCAGAATAGCCGTTGTTGTAGGCCGGCGCTGATGGCATGCAAGTGTACTGTTCCATTATAGCCGTCCCAAAATAACTGTCTTGTATCTGCTGCTGCGCTTGCTGCAAAGAAAACGACGACGGCATTTGCAGTAATGGATGCAAACAACTAAAGGCAAGCGCATTGGGTGTGCGAAAATCCTGTGTTGCCGTTAAACTGTTGCCAGGCGGTGCTATGCGCAGCAAACGTGTTGACGTTAATTGCGTGGACGTCAGATCGAGTGGCGGCGGACTGGGCGAGTCGGTGCTAGCATCATCTATGGATAGACCCATATGTTTGCGTACCTTGCGTTGTGCCTTACGCCGCCGGAAATCACCTCTACGAAAATCATCGATATTTGCTGGGTGTATGGCCCAGTAATGGCCTTTACCATTTGCGCTACGTCCCGATTTAATGAAGCAATCATTTAAAGAGAGGTTGTGTCTTATAGAATTGCGCCAACCTGGACCGCGTGCACGAAAATAAGGATAGTTATCTAGTATATGTTGATATATTTCGGACAAAACGAGTTTGGTTTCGGCCGAACTTAGTATTGCCATGGCTATGAGCCCTATATAGCTGTACTGTGGTTTTGGCTCCTCCGTACGAAACATGCGCTGCGGGAATAGTGACATTGACAGATCCAAACGGTTGCCATGCGCCAACGCCACTGGTACATATGGCCTAACACTGCTTATGCTAGGGCAGGTATAATTACTTTCCATCTTCATATCTATGGAGCCAAAGTTACGGTTGTTTTCACCATTTATAACTAAATGCAAACCGGGCACAGCGCTACTCGCATAAGCCGCTGTCGTATTATGTTGGGTACAACGCAAACGATCTATATTTAACGCGTAGTTATAGAGTTGCAAACGGTATTGCTCGAGAGGGCTGGGCGTTGCAACGTGACTAGTTTGTCCATCAATTTGCCGTAAGGGGGTGGTAGCATCCGTTGATATTGAAACTGCATTTTTGACTGCTGTAGCAACGGTAGCACCATTAGCATCGTACGTTTGTGGGAAACATTTTAATAAGTTCGAgtccaaatatttattaaatttttccatCGAATTCCCTAGTTCAGTTGTATAACAAGGAGCTGCCTTTTGACTGCGCGCTGAGTTTATAATCTGCATACTGAAATGACATTAATAAGTATAATTACACTATTgtagttaatttttatacttaaaaGGCGTGAcagatttaaatatacatacagtttgtcaagaaacagtttacacattgaaaataaatacactttttcacattCCGCAggaaaatataatactttttacttcagttcaacattttttaatcagggatggttacatACAGTAtgtaaagaacaacaaaaaacaaaaatcatgctATTTTGTCATTGTCAAGAaacactttacacacttcgttTTTTTACTTGTTTAGCACCTGTTACACAGTTAAGCGTACtttaccgttacctattcttcgtaaacacatttacaatgaatttgtcaattagttggtgattcagttttatactctcgcaacaaaagtttctaagagagtattatagttttgttcacataacggttgtttgtaagtcataaaaccaaaagagttagatatcaaaatgatcaggatgacgagacgagttgaaatccggatgtatgtctgtccgcgcgtccgtccgtctgtccgtgcaacggataacttgagtaaaaatttagatatcttaacgaaacttggaacacgtattccttggcatcctgaggaggttgctttcgaatggccaaaatcggaccattgccacgcccacaaaatggtgaaaaccaaaaacctataaaatgccataactaagtcataaataaagttataaaaaaatttggaataaaggatcgcactaagaaggtgcatatttggatgtaatatttttggggaagtgggcgtgatcccgcctccaaatcggttatttgtatatatctcgcaattcaatgaagctatataaaccaaactttctgcagtcggttctcttacttaccccaccacaccccatgaaaataattgaaatcggataataaccacgcccacatcccatacgaaggttaggttgaaaattactaaaagtgcgttaactcactaagaaaaacgtcagaaacactaaatttcacagaaagactaaatagcagaaggaagctgcactcatatttttttacaaaatgtaaaatgggagtggcatcgcccacttatgggtcaaaaaccatatctcatgaactactcgacagattctaatgaaattcggcatataatattttcttgacaccctgataacacagataaaacacagaaatcggttcacaaccacaactactttccttataacttaattttgaattccggaataaaactttacataagtagtgcatatcatctcgggcttcacttgtgaaaaatttgtcgaaaacggactataacttttcaaggcctcagatGTCGAACATGTTGatctcagcgcctaagggtaaattttaagagaaaatatgagtaaatctctcagataatttaatgtaattcagaggaaattgttttcttctaatagtgtgtctctgttccaaaatttattataatcaggtcataacatcttgaagctcccatataccaaattataggtttttcaaaaatatcatttcctagctcccatatccttaattataggttttttaaaaatacggtgagctttattctgcatatatgtattggtgagatatcttagcaaaattaagtgagcgtatattgaatataatgtaccttgctggtgaaaattaatcaaatcggttcaggaattacctcagccctcatatactatatatgctgattttcgttattctattggactttatgccgaatttatgggtaaatttgtgtgttatgtaaataaaatttctttaataaattacgagagtttaaaatgttgggttgcaccgtaacttagcctttccttacttgttcatatcTAAACTTCCCAATATTGACTTTTTGAAATCGATTATCCGGATTTTCCTTTGTCCGGAACACCCTTGGTTTTATTTCATACTGATAATCTACTGTACCAATTATTGcatatgatatttttatacgACGAATATATGAATGGATTACACTGCTATTAGTTATATGATTAGCTTATATGCCATGGATACACTTAGCGTCTTTGCCGCATTATACTTACGCAAGATGTTGCAtggaatatatgtgtgtgtatgtgtatgtgtgggggatggggtcatatgtagaagttcacgcaagtgaggaaagtttctgattgccattcacttgggagtggccaggaacgattcttttgcatatgactcaagcagctcacgacttccggttttagaccaagtatcccctgggtagctaacagacatccgtttggaggcgagctaaagtgagaaggcgaagcccgcttgtgcggttgtgcgtagggcttgggacccaccacataaaaaaatctcctcaatgaaaacaaacaccgagcctcggatgagaaaccccccttttgatgacgacccctgcaaacgtactaaggatcatgatttgagggcatgcacctggaatgtccggactcttaattgggaaggtgcctctgcccagctggttgatgtcctcatacaactaaaggctgacatcaccgccgtccaagaagtgcgatggacgggacaaggacggaagaaggtgggtccttgtgacatctactacagcggccatataaagaagcgcaaatttggtgttggatttgtggtgggagagagactccgtcgccgagtcctggcattcaccccggtggatgaacgtctagccacaatccgcataaaagcgaggttcttcaacatatcgctgatttgcgcccacgccccaacggaagagaaggacgatgtgaccaaagacgctttctatgagcgactggaacgcacctatgagcgctgcccccgccacgatgtcaaaatcgtgcttggcgattttaacgccagggtgggtaaagaaggtgtctttggcacaacagtcggaaaatagagcctccatgacgaaacatcgccaaacggcctgaggctgatcgacttcgctggggcccgaaatatggttgtctgtagtaccagattccagcataaaaaaattcatcaagcaacgtggctgtcccctgatcgaaacacgcgctaccaaatcgatcacgttgtgatagacggaagacatgtctccagtgttttagacgagcgtacgctccgaggaccaaacattgactcggaccattatctagtagcagcaaagatacgcactcgcctctgtgcagcaaagaacgcccgtcaacaaacacaaggaaggttcgacgtcgaaaagctgcaatcacaaccgacagccgaacgattttctactcgacttgcactcctgctctctgagagcactcatcagcatctcgatatgagggagctgtggaacggcatctcaaactcattgcataccgctgcagccgaaacaattggtctccggcaacgccaaaaaaccagttggtacgatgagaattgtcgttccgcagtggagagaaaacagactgcttacctcgcaacgttgcgatcgaccacaacacgttctgggtgggatagatatcgagaactgaagagggaaacgagacgcatttgcagacgtaaaaagaaagaggccgaaatgcgtgagtatgaaaagcttgaaaagctggccgacatggttaatgctcgaaaattttatgaaaagatgaggcgattaacagaaggtttcaagaccggagcattatcatgtagggaccgagaaggtaatctggtaacggatgtccagagcacactgggattatggagggaacacttcttcgacctgctcaatggcagtgaaagtacaacaccaggagatggcgaacccgattccccaatcgatgacgatggaatagatgttccattacccgaccatgaagaaattcgaatagcaattacccgcttgaagaacaacaaagcggcgggggccgatggattaccggccgagctattcaaatacggcggcgaagagctgataaggtgcatgcatcagcttctttgtagaatatggtcggaagaaagcatgcctgacgattggaatcttagtgtgctctgcccaatccatatgAAAGGAGactccacaatctgcgccaactaccgtggtataagtctcctcaatatcgcatataaggttttgtcgagcgtattgtgtgaaagactaaagcccaccgtcaacgaactgattggaccttatcagtgtggctttagacctggaaaatcgacaactgaccagatattcacaatgcgccaaatcttggaaaagacccgagagagaagaatcgatactcaccatctttttatcgattttaaagctgccttcgatagcacgaaaaggagctgcctttatgccgcgatgtctgaatttggtatccctgcaaaactaatacggttatGTAAgcacgttgagcaacaccaaaagctccgtcaggatcgggaaggacctctccgagccgttcgataccaaacgaggcttcagacagggtgactcactatcgtgcgacttcttcaatctattgctggaaaaaataatacgagctgcagaactaaatagagagggtacaatcttctacaagagtgtacagctcctggcgtatgccgatgatattgatatcatcggaagcaacaaccgcgccgtttgttctgctttttccagactagataaagaagcgaagcgtatgggtctggtggtgaatgaggacaagacgaaatatctcctgtcatcaaacaaacagtcggcgcactcgcgtcttggctcccacgtcactgttgacagtcataactttgaagttgtagataatttcgtttatctgggaaccagcattaacaacaccaacaatgtcagccttggaatccaacgcagaatcactcttgccaacaggtgctactttggactgagtaggcaattgaaaagtaaagtcctctctcgacgaaccaaaatcaaactctataagtcgctcattattcccgtcctgatgtatggcgctgaagcgtggacgatgacaacatccgatgagacgactcttggggttttcgagagaaagattttgcgcaagatttatggtcctctaaacattggcaacggcgattaccgcagacgatggaacgatgagctgtacgatttatacgacgacattgacatagttcagcgaataaaaagacagcggctacgctggctaggtcatgttgtacggatggaagaaaacactccagctctgaaagtattcgatgcagtacccgctggaggaagccgcggaagaggacgacctccactccggtggaaagaccaagtgcaaagtgacctggcttcacttggtgtttccagttggcgccaaaaagcaaaaaggaggaatgagtggcgcgctctggtggattcggctataatcgcttaaagcggttcctacgccaaatatatatatatatgtgtatataacacCTACCACCAATCAATATAGATAATTGCTCAGGCTGACGAAACGAGTTGACAGCGTATGACCGCCCATTTGTCCGTACAGGCGATATCTTCGGCAAAACCAGCTGAGTTCATTTTGCTGATGTTGTAGTTGAACGCACTCAGGCCAATGGAACCTTCACAAATTTAGCTATaaattcaacaagtaaggaagggctaagtttgggtgtaaccgaacattttatactctcgcaatttatttatttaactgtatttatattatataatatacaatttgacccacatattcgtcatatatattgtatatagtccattgaaagttggaaaccctaaacccgatttttagaatggtgctgccacactataaaggtagtatttgtgcaaagttctgcatcgatatcttcactagtgcttactttatatattgtaaaacaaacgattcagatcgtcttcaaagttctggtaattaggaagtaggcgtggttgtgaagccatttggcctattttcacaacatttcattTGGGATTTAAGgacactattacaaaccaagtttcattaaaatcggtcgagtagttcctgagatatggtttttgacccataagtgggcgacgcctcgcctattttcatggtgtatggtggggtacgtaggagaaccgactgcagaaagtttggtttatatagcttaattggtttgcgagaaatatacaaataaccggtttgggggcggggccacgcccactttcccaaaaaaattacatccaaatatgccccttcctagtgcgatcctctgttccaaatttcttttataactttatttatggcttagttatgaccctttttgtgtttttggttttcgccattttgtgggcgtggcagtggtccgattttgcccatttggtgttgttgaaaactaataaaagtgcgttaattccTTAACCATTCAGATACATCAATCAGTTAACAGCCAATGTCCTGTGTccggacaatgtccagtaagcacactaATGATCGCGCTGAAATGGACCTTGCTGAGAGAAAGCAGTTCGAAGGACCTTTTACGTTCCACTGCGCTTACTTCGCATAGAATAAATCTAGCAccaattaaaaagttttaataaaacgtCGCATAATTACTGCACGGGAGGTCCGGAGAATGGCCATAACAATTTTTCGAAATAGAACTATACATTTTAAAGACCACAGAAACTGAACATGAGGACCTAAGGGCTGGTTGTAAGTTTTTAAGTTCCATATTTTCAGACAAATCTCTCCTGttctattgctgttgttgtgatcGAAGCGCCCGAACTCGTTCCATTCTATGCCTATCCACTATATTGttctaacgaacagcaattcattttcatatatgtacatacttacagtggctcacagcatTCATTTGCATTCAAATCTGAAGATTGCGTGTAAAACAAAGTAATAACAAAGTGCGGGAAATAGTAGTAAAGTTAAAGTATTTGGAAAATTGCAAGACTTATTGGAAGATCTTCCACAaatgtaccaaaaaaaaattattacaaaaggaGTAGTCCTCGCAAAACTACAAGCGAAGACCATAATTTCATCAGAATTGTAGGGTTGCGGGGTCTATTTAAGTCACCTGTTGCAATAATGGGGGAGATAGGAGTTCAAATTTGTGTTTGAACAGTTGTgagatatatgtttataaataaccGTTATGGAAGAACAGCTGGTAAAGCGCTGCTGTTGATACAGAGGTAACGAAGCTGTCCCATCGAGTTCGCTAAAATACATGTAAAATAGAATGACTCaataaatggaaaaaaagaattataacaCACTATGGACAAACGAAATTAAGGTAAATTTGGTTGTACGCGATGCTAAACATTGGTAAAGTGTTAAAAAGTCcagcttttaaatttaaatatactgcAAGAACTATCCACGGTAGTGAAAGCATCATGGAATATTAATGATTCCTCTGCTACTATGTGGATCCTCTGTAGTAGTTAAAATAAAAGGTGGACCAATTTATTTACGTTCGCATATTCAAGTTAGGAAGTTATGCGCCATTTTGCACCATGAAAGTTGCCTCTAAAGTGGAAGTTTCCAAAGGACAAAGACCCTAACCATACGTCGGCACttgtatgaaatgaaattctTCATAATAAAATAGATATTTAAGTTGGTCTTCCCAATCTCCGCACCTAATACCAATAGGGAACTTGTGGAGAATTGTTAAAAAAAGATAGGAAGTGTCAAGTCAAAGAAACAAGGAAGATTTGGGAAGAAACATCCTAGAATCACGGTTTTCCATATATATACCTGGCTACTTGTGAGCCCCAGTGGATCCATTGCTAAAAATAGGCCAAGTGGTGCTGATAatcaatatatattcaaaaaaatattgcgtATGTATGCCATTTTACCTTccgttttattaatatttatcaatatatataataatatttatttatatgaagtattcttattttttgtccTCTCCCAATATGATTCAACATGTCATttaatagtaaatttttttaaaacgaaatgtttttgattttatttttagtcaAACTTAAACTTACTGATTGGACCTCTATTAACACACagtgtttgaaattttcattggTTACAATAGAAttttgtttaagatttttttttcttaacagaaactgttcttatttttttgtccgGCACTGTATCTATTTCTATCCGATTTAAAGAGGTTGAAATTACTCTCATCTGCAAAAATTACGGTATTCCAGAAGCTTGCAGGCTTATATAACTGTTCTTTTGCAACCTTCATCCTTGCACTTTGAGTTATAGCTTACATCAATCGTTTATTTTGGGTTGTGCGTCCATTTAAATCAGCTTCTCTGAGCATTCTTCTTGTGGTTTTGGGATGACTGTTCCTCCCAAGGAT
It encodes:
- the LOC128923031 gene encoding uncharacterized protein LOC128923031; amino-acid sequence: MQIINSARSQKAAPCYTTELGNSMEKFNKYLDSNLLKCFPQTYDANGATVATAVKNAVSISTDATTPLRQIDGQTSHVATPSPLEQYRLQLYNYALNIDRLRCTQHNTTAAYASSAVPGLHLVINGENNRNFGSIDMKMESNYTCPSISSVRPYVPVALAHGNRLDLSMSLFPQRMFRTEEPKPQYSYIGLIAMAILSSAETKLVLSEIYQHILDNYPYFRARGPGWRNSIRHNLSLNDCFIKSGRSANGKGHYWAIHPANIDDFRRGDFRRRKAQRKVRKHMGLSIDDASTDSPSPPPLDLTSTQLTSTRLLRIAPPGNSLTATQDFRTPNALAFSCLHPLLQMPSSFSLQQAQQQIQDSYFGTAIMEQYTCMPSAPAYNNGYSASLQQEYYKFCNNAQVDNIRPNDNIMPLCAEQSLSDNHKNSKHALYNGTALSTVAPNALRDTKTNYYTHMHKRQFDVASLLAPDRKLFATTLRDKEQHIPTFDALEHTQILKKNLEEHGNHEPQVTHATHKSLYTLPVTQAHKLTPLTDAYECEPEQDEIDVVANDIDERSKESFSCNADNTNEEEQQQQVFGAIANNVTQIYDNSDNENNTPHRRGNAMHHHPSAVIEWRMVQQQPLSVEKLIKKFGAGNACNTTSNTIGFEDCYATKITATTTVNPMLNSKSMTLEEGRELGHSNCKKQIELCEHEPNAITINAAGHKSLHVRRIIQHLQQQQQQNQETLKEAADDKESALSRHYSTYITAAATRHIGPMQLKQIQCQQQKCDIISKRR